One region of Blattabacterium cuenoti genomic DNA includes:
- the fbp gene encoding class 1 fructose-bisphosphatase: MYTLGEFIIKNRDRFSYSTEALLRLFSSIKLASKAIHKEVNKAGLTEEIIGSSGITNIQGENQQKLDDFAHRAFIESFKSRNVVCGIASEESKNFIVIKGKHENIFQNQYIVLIDPLDGSSNIDVNVSIGTIFSVYMRKTPIQMNLTIEDFLQKGNKQILAGYIIYGSSTILVYSIGDGVHGFTLDPSVGTFYLSHSNLHFPKKEKIYSINEGNYAKFSNSIRKFIRYCQEKKDNRPYTARYIGSLVGDFHRNLIQGGIYIYPKTASSPEGKLRLLYECNPMAFLAEQAGGKASDGKKRILDIEPTKLHQRTPFVCGPTGMVSKLEEFMLDCE; encoded by the coding sequence ATGTATACATTAGGAGAGTTTATTATAAAAAATAGAGATCGTTTTTCATATTCTACAGAAGCATTATTACGATTATTTAGCTCTATAAAATTGGCTTCTAAAGCGATTCATAAAGAAGTTAATAAAGCAGGATTAACAGAAGAAATTATAGGAAGTTCTGGTATTACTAATATTCAAGGAGAAAATCAACAAAAATTGGATGATTTTGCTCATCGAGCTTTTATTGAATCTTTTAAAAGTAGAAATGTTGTTTGTGGAATAGCTTCTGAAGAAAGTAAAAATTTTATAGTAATAAAAGGGAAACATGAAAATATTTTTCAAAATCAATATATTGTTTTAATAGATCCACTTGACGGTTCATCTAATATAGATGTGAATGTATCTATTGGTACTATATTTTCTGTGTATATGAGAAAAACTCCTATTCAAATGAATTTAACAATAGAAGATTTTTTGCAAAAAGGAAATAAACAAATTCTTGCTGGATATATTATTTATGGATCTTCTACTATATTAGTATATAGTATTGGGGATGGAGTCCATGGATTTACTTTAGATCCTTCAGTTGGAACATTTTACTTATCTCACTCTAATCTTCATTTTCCTAAAAAAGAAAAAATTTATTCTATTAATGAAGGAAATTATGCTAAATTTTCTAATTCTATTAGAAAATTTATTAGATATTGTCAAGAAAAAAAAGACAATCGTCCATACACAGCAAGATATATTGGATCTTTAGTGGGAGATTTTCACAGAAACCTTATACAAGGAGGAATATACATTTATCCCAAAACAGCTTCTTCTCCAGAAGGAAAATTGAGATTACTTTATGAATGTAATCCTATGGCTTTTTTAGCAGAACAAGCTGGAGGAAAAGCTTCTGATGGAAAAAAACGGATTCTAGACATAGAACCTACTAAATTACATCAAAGGACTCCATTCGTTTGTGGTCCTACAGGAATGGTTTCCAAGTTAGAAGAGTTTATGCTAGATTGTGAATAA
- the ureC gene encoding urease subunit alpha yields MKKIDRKSYASMYGPTKGDKIRLGDTSLWIEIEKDYTIYGDECVFGGGKVIRDGMGQHPFATRDEGVLDLVLTNAIIIDHWGIIKADIGIKNGIIVGIGKAGNPYFMDGVTPNMYIGAGTEVISSENIIVTAGSVDSHVHYICPQLFEVALESGTTTIIGGGSGPATGTIATNCTSGVWNIQRMLKSTDHIPINFIFLASGNSSRPEALIEQIKAGAGGLKIHEDWGSTLHVIDQCLHVAEKLDVQVNIHTDSLNESGYVEDTLKTFKNRTIHTYHTEGAGGGHAPDLLKVISYSNILPSSTSPTMPYTCNTIDEHLDMLMICHHLDSNLPEDIAFAKSRIRSETISAEGVLHDMGAISMTSSDSQAMGRIGEIVKRTWQTADKMKKERGFLNEDHTKNDNFRVRRYISKYTINPSITHGISEYVGSIQIGKMADLVLWKPSFFGVKPELVIKSGMIVYASMGDPNATIPTPQPFMYRKMFGYFEPKLSSVFVSINAINNGFLEKNEIKKQIKIVKGCRTLSKKNMILNGEIPNLEVDPKTYNVYINGEKIISHPSDVLPLSQRYFLF; encoded by the coding sequence ATGAAAAAAATAGATAGAAAATCTTATGCAAGTATGTATGGTCCTACTAAAGGAGATAAAATTCGTTTAGGGGATACATCTTTATGGATTGAAATAGAGAAAGATTACACTATTTATGGAGATGAATGTGTTTTCGGAGGAGGAAAAGTTATTAGAGACGGAATGGGACAGCATCCATTTGCTACAAGAGATGAAGGAGTTTTAGATTTAGTATTAACTAATGCTATTATTATAGATCATTGGGGAATTATTAAAGCAGATATAGGAATTAAAAATGGAATTATTGTTGGAATAGGAAAAGCTGGAAATCCATATTTTATGGACGGAGTTACTCCTAATATGTATATTGGAGCAGGAACAGAAGTCATTTCTTCAGAAAATATTATAGTAACCGCTGGAAGTGTAGATAGTCACGTTCATTATATATGTCCTCAATTATTTGAAGTCGCATTAGAAAGTGGAACGACGACGATTATTGGAGGAGGATCAGGTCCAGCTACTGGAACTATAGCTACAAATTGTACTTCAGGTGTATGGAACATTCAAAGAATGTTGAAAAGTACAGATCATATTCCCATTAATTTTATTTTTCTTGCAAGTGGAAATAGCTCTCGTCCCGAAGCTTTAATTGAACAAATAAAAGCTGGTGCAGGTGGATTAAAAATACATGAAGATTGGGGGAGTACTTTACATGTCATCGACCAATGTTTACACGTAGCAGAAAAATTAGATGTACAAGTTAATATACATACAGATTCACTGAATGAATCTGGTTATGTAGAAGATACTTTAAAAACATTCAAAAATAGAACAATTCATACTTATCATACAGAAGGAGCTGGAGGGGGGCATGCTCCTGATTTACTGAAAGTAATATCATATTCTAATATTTTACCTTCATCAACAAGTCCTACCATGCCTTATACTTGTAATACGATAGATGAACATTTAGATATGTTAATGATTTGTCATCATTTGGATTCTAATTTACCAGAAGATATAGCTTTTGCTAAATCACGTATAAGATCTGAAACTATTAGTGCAGAAGGAGTTTTACATGATATGGGAGCTATTAGTATGACTAGTTCTGATTCTCAAGCTATGGGAAGAATAGGGGAGATAGTAAAACGGACATGGCAAACCGCTGATAAAATGAAAAAAGAAAGAGGATTTTTAAATGAAGATCATACAAAAAATGATAATTTTAGAGTAAGAAGATATATTTCAAAATATACTATAAATCCTTCTATTACACATGGTATTTCTGAATATGTAGGATCTATTCAAATTGGAAAAATGGCAGATTTGGTCCTATGGAAACCTTCTTTTTTTGGAGTAAAACCTGAGTTAGTTATAAAAAGTGGAATGATTGTCTATGCTAGCATGGGAGATCCTAATGCGACCATACCTACTCCTCAACCATTTATGTATCGAAAAATGTTTGGATATTTTGAACCAAAATTAAGCAGTGTTTTTGTATCAATAAATGCAATCAATAATGGTTTTTTAGAAAAAAATGAAATTAAAAAACAAATAAAAATAGTAAAAGGATGTCGCACTTTATCCAAAAAAAATATGATCTTAAATGGAGAAATTCCCAATTTAGAAGTGGACCCCAAAACCTACAATGTTTATATAAATGGAGAAAAAATAATTTCTCATCCTTCTGATGTTTTACCTCTTTCTCAGAGATATTTTTTATTCTGA
- a CDS encoding RNA methyltransferase, giving the protein MKKTYNIQNTKIKDLIKISQKKNSMNIFLVEGIKEFEMAIKGNFIPKRIFICEKIFHKYNMIQSFYSITFFINIKIFKKLTYRDNSGGIIALFQEKKYMNQLKNIKIDNNNSSLILILDGIEKPGNIGAMLRIADAANIHIIILCNMKTYIYNSNIIRCSLGSLFTRKIFMEKIESIMNWLQKNKIKIITTGFHQHKKVMNLYQTQFSHFNKIAIVFGSENKGVSNIWLKKANKIINIPMFGNIDSLNVSNAMSIIIYEIIRQRNYTR; this is encoded by the coding sequence ATGAAAAAAACATATAATATTCAAAATACAAAAATTAAAGATTTGATAAAAATTTCTCAAAAAAAAAATTCTATGAATATTTTCCTTGTTGAAGGAATCAAAGAATTTGAAATGGCTATAAAGGGAAATTTTATACCAAAAAGAATATTTATATGCGAAAAAATATTCCATAAATATAATATGATTCAATCATTTTATTCTATAACCTTTTTTATTAATATAAAAATTTTTAAAAAATTAACGTATAGAGATAATTCGGGTGGAATTATTGCTTTATTTCAAGAAAAAAAATATATGAATCAATTGAAAAACATAAAAATTGATAATAATAATTCTTCTTTAATACTTATATTAGATGGAATAGAAAAACCTGGGAATATAGGAGCTATGTTAAGAATAGCTGATGCTGCAAATATTCATATCATTATACTATGTAATATGAAAACTTATATATATAATTCTAACATTATCAGATGTAGTTTAGGTAGTCTTTTTACAAGAAAGATTTTTATGGAAAAAATAGAATCAATTATGAATTGGTTACAAAAAAATAAAATAAAAATTATAACAACAGGATTTCATCAACATAAAAAAGTAATGAATCTATACCAAACTCAATTTTCTCATTTTAATAAAATAGCTATTGTTTTTGGTTCTGAAAATAAAGGAGTTTCTAATATTTGGTTAAAAAAAGCTAACAAAATTATAAATATTCCTATGTTTGGAAATATAGATTCATTAAATGTTAGTAATGCAATGTCTATCATCATATATGAAATTATTAGACAAAGAAATTATACTAGATAA
- a CDS encoding lysophospholipid acyltransferase family protein: MKIIQISLILLWRTWFFLINIFLIPLWAGASIPFLFKERHYPIAYWFHQMWARSNLFLMGFWYVLEKDQEILDKNQQYVIISNHSSIMDIMLIYSLMRNHPLVFVGKAELAKLPFFGFVYKKSNILIERKNLSSCIQVFKKIKDKVDSGKSVCIFPEGGVPKPYILLDDFKSGAFFIAILKKIPIIPFTIADVKTKFPSSSIVKGRPGKIRIKQHRSISTKNLSLKDKDNLKKKCFNLIKYQLEKFEREK, encoded by the coding sequence ATGAAAATTATACAAATATCATTAATATTGTTATGGCGTACATGGTTTTTTCTTATCAATATATTTTTGATTCCTTTATGGGCAGGAGCTTCTATTCCATTTCTTTTTAAAGAAAGACATTATCCCATTGCATATTGGTTTCATCAAATGTGGGCCAGAAGTAATCTTTTTCTCATGGGATTTTGGTATGTGTTGGAAAAAGACCAAGAAATATTAGATAAAAATCAACAATACGTAATTATTAGTAATCACAGTTCGATTATGGATATTATGTTAATTTACTCTTTAATGAGAAATCATCCTTTAGTTTTTGTGGGAAAGGCAGAATTAGCTAAACTTCCTTTTTTTGGATTTGTTTATAAAAAAAGTAATATTCTTATTGAGAGAAAAAATTTATCAAGTTGTATACAAGTATTTAAGAAAATAAAAGATAAAGTAGATTCTGGAAAAAGTGTTTGTATTTTTCCAGAAGGGGGGGTTCCTAAACCTTATATTTTATTGGACGATTTTAAGAGTGGAGCTTTTTTTATCGCTATTTTAAAAAAAATCCCTATTATTCCTTTTACCATAGCTGATGTAAAAACAAAATTTCCTAGTTCTTCTATTGTAAAAGGAAGGCCTGGGAAAATAAGAATTAAACAACATCGTTCCATATCAACAAAAAATTTATCCCTAAAAGATAAGGATAATTTGAAAAAAAAATGTTTCAATTTAATAAAATATCAATTAGAAAAATTTGAACGTGAAAAATAA
- the thrA gene encoding bifunctional aspartate kinase/homoserine dehydrogenase I encodes MQVLKFGGSSVAHSDAIKRICSLLEKKPKGRYAIVVSALGNITDQLIQCGQLASERKNIYKNILEEIEIRHLNIIRELFPITYQSHLISWIKKNLNDLESLCDGIFQVEELSKRSLDKIMSFGELSSSFLISEKLKQSGLDAICKDSRDLIITDSQFGCAQVDFITSNHHIIQYFREKTSEYVVLPGFIGSTLENETTTLGRGGSDYTAAILAAAISASLLEIWTDVSGMMTANPKIVNQAFPIKEISYEEAMELSHFGAKVIYPPTIQPAMKKHIPIQIKNTFSPLDPGTLIYINKNTNISQPVTGISGIQNMALLTLEGSGMVGIPGYSKRLFEALSREKINVIFITQSSSEHSITTGIHETDVIKAKAVIDSEFAQEIHQRRIDPLRIENDLCIIAVVGDNMKNLHGTSGKMFSSLGRNSINVRAIAQGSTEKNISAVIRKTDFKKALNTLHEAFFESPPKQINLFICGVGKVGSKLLEQIDQQQNYLLEELKLQVRVIGLANSKKMHFNDHGINLNNWEKYLNQKGIKMNIYSFMEEVWRFNLRNSLFVDNTASEEMAMTYDKFLKNGIGVITCNKIACSSDYDHYKRLKTLSRHFKAPFLFETNVGASLPVISTLNDLINSGDKINKIEAVLSGSLNFIFNHFIERTSFLEVVKEAQLKGYTEPDPRIDLSGLDVMRKILILARECGSPLELSDIHQKSFLPKTCSNSTSIDNFYQELNEYKDYFFKIRSEAEEDKKRLRFIARYENGVASVGLESVSQIHPFFQLEGKDNMVLYNTYRYAEQPLIIKGAGAGAEVTASGVFSDIIKATK; translated from the coding sequence ATGCAAGTTTTAAAATTTGGAGGTAGTTCCGTAGCTCATTCTGATGCTATAAAACGTATTTGTTCTTTATTAGAAAAAAAACCGAAAGGAAGATATGCTATTGTTGTCTCTGCATTAGGAAATATTACGGATCAGTTAATACAATGTGGTCAATTAGCTTCTGAAAGAAAAAATATTTATAAAAATATATTAGAAGAAATCGAAATTCGACATCTTAATATTATAAGAGAATTGTTTCCTATAACCTATCAAAGTCATCTAATCAGTTGGATTAAAAAAAATCTAAATGATTTAGAAAGTTTATGCGATGGAATTTTTCAAGTAGAAGAACTTTCAAAACGTTCTCTAGATAAAATCATGAGTTTTGGAGAATTGAGTTCTTCTTTTCTAATTTCAGAAAAATTAAAACAGTCTGGATTAGATGCTATTTGTAAAGACAGTAGAGATTTAATTATTACCGATTCTCAATTTGGATGCGCACAAGTAGATTTTATCACAAGTAATCACCATATTATTCAGTATTTTCGTGAAAAAACATCAGAATATGTTGTTTTACCAGGGTTTATAGGTTCTACGTTAGAAAACGAAACGACAACTCTTGGAAGAGGAGGTTCTGATTATACAGCAGCGATTCTGGCTGCTGCTATATCTGCTAGTTTACTCGAAATATGGACGGATGTAAGTGGAATGATGACAGCAAATCCAAAAATCGTGAATCAAGCTTTTCCTATCAAAGAAATTTCTTATGAGGAAGCAATGGAATTATCACATTTTGGAGCGAAAGTTATTTATCCTCCAACTATTCAACCTGCTATGAAAAAACATATTCCTATACAAATTAAAAATACTTTTTCTCCTTTAGATCCAGGAACTTTGATTTATATTAACAAAAATACAAACATTAGTCAGCCTGTTACCGGAATCTCTGGAATTCAGAATATGGCATTACTAACATTGGAAGGAAGTGGAATGGTTGGAATTCCTGGATATTCTAAACGTTTATTCGAAGCATTATCACGTGAAAAAATAAATGTAATATTTATAACTCAAAGTTCTTCAGAGCATTCAATTACTACAGGAATTCATGAAACGGATGTCATAAAAGCAAAAGCTGTAATAGATAGCGAATTCGCTCAAGAAATACATCAAAGACGTATTGATCCATTAAGAATAGAAAATGATCTTTGCATCATTGCTGTGGTAGGAGATAATATGAAAAATCTTCATGGAACCAGTGGAAAAATGTTTTCTTCTTTAGGCAGAAATAGTATTAATGTTAGAGCTATAGCGCAAGGTTCTACTGAAAAAAATATATCAGCTGTTATTAGGAAAACCGATTTTAAAAAGGCATTAAATACTTTACATGAAGCTTTTTTTGAAAGTCCCCCAAAACAAATTAATCTTTTCATTTGTGGAGTAGGAAAAGTAGGAAGCAAATTACTTGAACAGATAGATCAACAACAAAATTACTTATTAGAAGAATTAAAACTTCAAGTTCGAGTAATAGGATTAGCTAACAGCAAAAAGATGCATTTTAATGATCATGGAATCAATTTAAATAATTGGGAAAAATATCTGAACCAAAAAGGGATTAAAATGAATATATATTCTTTTATGGAAGAAGTCTGGAGATTCAATCTAAGGAATAGTTTATTTGTTGACAATACAGCTAGTGAAGAAATGGCTATGACTTATGATAAATTTTTAAAAAATGGAATAGGTGTTATTACTTGTAATAAAATAGCCTGTTCTTCAGATTATGATCATTATAAAAGATTAAAAACACTTTCTAGACATTTTAAAGCTCCATTTTTATTTGAAACTAATGTGGGAGCTAGTCTTCCTGTTATTAGTACACTAAATGATTTGATTAATAGTGGAGATAAAATAAACAAAATAGAAGCCGTATTATCAGGAAGTTTAAATTTTATATTTAATCATTTTATAGAGAGAACATCTTTTTTAGAAGTGGTAAAAGAAGCTCAATTAAAAGGATATACGGAACCTGATCCTAGAATCGATTTAAGTGGATTAGATGTTATGCGAAAAATACTAATTTTAGCAAGAGAATGCGGTTCTCCATTAGAACTAAGTGATATTCATCAAAAATCTTTTCTTCCAAAAACCTGTTCTAATTCTACTTCTATAGATAATTTTTATCAAGAGTTGAATGAATATAAGGATTATTTTTTTAAAATTAGGAGTGAAGCTGAAGAAGATAAAAAACGTTTACGTTTTATTGCTCGTTATGAAAATGGAGTAGCTTCTGTTGGATTAGAATCTGTTTCGCAGATTCATCCATTTTTTCAATTAGAAGGAAAAGATAACATGGTTTTATATAATACATATCGTTACGCTGAACAACCTCTTATCATAAAAGGAGCAGGTGCTGGAGCAGAAGTTACTGCATCTGGAGTTTTTTCAGATATTATAAAAGCTACTAAATAA
- a CDS encoding ribonuclease HI produces the protein MNKKIHIYTDGSSKGNPGPGGYGIFIEMFFGHFYNRKIISEGFRYTTNNRMELLSVIVGLEKIENKKQNIIVFTDSKYIVNTVQNKWIYKWKKNNFHNKKNVDLWKRFLSLFCKHFVIFYWIKSHNHHYINDYCDQLSVEASKRKNLKIDHVYEKQI, from the coding sequence GTGAACAAAAAAATTCATATTTATACTGACGGTTCTTCAAAAGGAAATCCTGGTCCAGGAGGATATGGAATTTTTATAGAAATGTTTTTTGGTCATTTTTATAATAGAAAAATAATTTCAGAAGGATTTCGTTATACAACTAATAATAGAATGGAACTATTATCAGTCATAGTAGGATTAGAAAAAATAGAAAATAAAAAGCAAAATATTATTGTTTTTACTGATTCTAAATATATAGTTAATACGGTACAAAATAAATGGATTTATAAATGGAAAAAAAATAACTTTCATAATAAAAAAAATGTAGATTTATGGAAAAGATTCCTATCCTTATTTTGTAAGCATTTTGTTATATTTTATTGGATTAAAAGTCACAATCATCATTATATCAATGATTATTGCGATCAATTATCTGTAGAAGCTTCCAAAAGAAAAAATTTAAAAATAGATCACGTGTATGAAAAACAGATATAA
- a CDS encoding MarC family protein → MEWINSLISCFMILFSIIDILGNAPIIMGFKSKGNIIDTKKVIITSLVIFLSFLFLGQPMLKIIGVDVHSFSVAGSVVLFLIGLEMILGIDLHKVTKNAQTSIVPIAFPLIAGPGSLTTLISLRATYDVNIILLSLILNMIVVYFVIDRCDFIAEKIGNNGLDILKKIFGIVLLAFAVKIFGANAGQLFQQ, encoded by the coding sequence ATGGAATGGATCAATTCATTAATTAGTTGTTTTATGATACTTTTTAGCATTATAGATATATTAGGGAATGCTCCCATAATTATGGGGTTTAAATCAAAGGGGAACATTATAGATACTAAAAAAGTTATAATTACTTCTCTTGTAATATTTTTATCTTTTCTTTTTTTAGGACAACCTATGCTTAAAATCATTGGAGTTGATGTTCATTCTTTTTCTGTAGCTGGATCTGTAGTATTGTTTTTAATTGGGTTAGAAATGATATTAGGAATAGATCTTCATAAAGTTACGAAAAATGCTCAAACTTCTATTGTTCCAATAGCTTTTCCACTTATAGCTGGTCCCGGATCTTTAACTACTTTAATTTCATTAAGAGCAACTTATGACGTAAATATTATTCTTTTATCTCTTATTTTAAATATGATAGTTGTCTATTTTGTGATAGACAGATGTGATTTTATAGCCGAAAAAATAGGAAATAATGGTTTAGATATTTTAAAAAAAATATTTGGAATTGTTTTATTAGCTTTTGCAGTGAAAATTTTTGGAGCTAATGCGGGGCAATTGTTTCAACAATGA
- a CDS encoding urease subunit gamma, with protein MHLTSYEKEKILLHMAGELAKKRLKRGLKLNYPESLALITHYVMEGARDGKTVKDLMYEAGNILNDEQVMDGVYELLNNVQVEATFPDGTKLVTIHHPIKKNRKKNSNLIPGQYDLLKEDIVLLPGRSRIERIVSNTGTRPIQIGSHFHFYETNSALLFDREGTKGYRLDIPSGRSVRFEPGETKEVMLVEIGGSKKIYGFSGKENTTI; from the coding sequence ATGCATTTAACTTCTTATGAAAAGGAAAAAATTCTTCTGCACATGGCTGGAGAATTGGCAAAAAAACGTTTAAAAAGAGGACTGAAATTAAATTATCCTGAATCTTTAGCTTTAATTACTCATTATGTAATGGAGGGAGCTCGTGATGGAAAAACAGTAAAAGATCTCATGTATGAAGCAGGAAATATTCTGAACGATGAACAAGTTATGGATGGAGTGTATGAATTATTGAATAATGTTCAAGTAGAAGCCACTTTTCCTGATGGAACAAAATTGGTAACTATACATCATCCTATAAAAAAAAATAGAAAAAAAAATTCTAATCTCATTCCAGGACAATATGATCTTTTAAAAGAAGATATAGTATTATTACCTGGACGATCTCGTATAGAAAGAATAGTATCTAATACAGGAACTCGTCCTATTCAAATAGGATCTCATTTTCATTTTTATGAAACAAATTCTGCTCTTCTTTTTGATAGAGAAGGTACTAAAGGATATAGACTTGATATTCCTTCTGGAAGATCTGTTCGTTTTGAACCAGGAGAAACAAAAGAAGTTATGTTAGTAGAAATTGGAGGAAGTAAAAAAATTTATGGATTTTCAGGAAAAGAAAATACAACGATATGA